A window of the Cucurbita pepo subsp. pepo cultivar mu-cu-16 chromosome LG01, ASM280686v2, whole genome shotgun sequence genome harbors these coding sequences:
- the LOC111778003 gene encoding cytochrome P450 71B34-like translates to MLSIDRIMPSNNLIIWVPLLFLCSSLLLLKTIRKHSKPNNKLLPPTPPKLPLLGHLHLIGSLPHRSLSQLSKKYGPVMLLQLGSVPTIVISSAAAARELFKFHDLASCSRPPLHANGRLSYNYLDMSLAPYGEHWRNVRKICMLELFSARRVESFQEIREEEVGRLVNSISQSSSSSSPIDVSEKSYSLTANIITRVAFGSIFSGGKLDDEHFQHVMHSALAAIGSFSMTDFIPTLGWIIDRLKGVHGRLEKSFGEMDAFFEHVVEDRINFKKSCKKEENIVDVLLRMERESSESDALKVTKDCVKALIMDIFLAGVESGAGTIVWAMSELIRNPRVMKKLQDEIRSCIKKDSVKEMDLEKLEYLKMVVKEVLRLHPPAPLLLPRETISPFKLNGYDIDPKTHLHINMWAIGRDPQSWTDPEEFFPERFIGSNINYKGQHFEFLPFGGGRRICPGMNMGILMMELALANLLFCFDWKLPNGMKEEDVDMEEDGGLTVTKKSLLKLIPVLSTNFNF, encoded by the exons ATGCTTAGCATTGATAGAATTATGCCTAGTAATAATCTTATCATCTGGGTTCCTCTGCTtttcctctgttcttctctATTGCTTCTTAAAACCATAAGAAAACACTCAAAACCCAACAACAAGCTTCTTCCTCCAACCCCTCCAAAGCTTCCTTTGTTGGGCCATCTGCACCTCATTGGCTCCCTCCCTCatcgctctctctctcagctttcaaaaaaatatggcCCCGTCATGCTCCTCCAACTGGGCTCTGTCCCAACCATCGTGATCTCCTCTGCCGCCGCTGCAAGAGAGTTGTTTAAGTTCCATGATCTTGCTTCTTGCAGCCGACCTCCCTTACACGCCAACGGACGACTTTCGTACAACTATCTTGACATGAGTCTCGCTCCATACGGTGAACACTGGAGGAACGTCCGAAAGATTTGTATGCTTGAGCTCTTCAGTGCTCGGCGGGTGGAATCTTTTCAGGAAATTAGAGAAGAGGAAGTGGGGCGACTTGTGAACTCCATCTCTcaatcctcttcttcttcatctccaattgatgtgagtgAGAAATCCTATTCTCTCACTGCAAATATAATAACAAGAGTTGCTTTCGGAAGCATCTTCAGCGGAGGAAAACTAGATGATGAACACTTTCAACATGTTATGCATAGTGCATTAGCAGCAATTGGAAGCTTCTCGATGACCGATTTCATTCCTACTTTGGGTTGGATTATTGATCGGTTGAAGGGTGTTCATGGGAGGCTGGAGAAGAGCTTTGGTGAAATGGATGCCTTTTTTGAACATGTAGTCGAGGATCGTATCAACTTCAAGAAGAGTtgtaagaaggaagaaaacatTGTTGATGTTTTGCTGAGAatggaaagggaaagctctgAATCTGATGCATTAAAAGTCACCAAAGATTGCGTTAAAGCACTCATCATG GATATTTTTCTAGCCGGAGTAGAATCTGGAGCAGGCACTATTGTTTGGGCCATGTCAGAGCTAATTAGGAACCCAAGGGTGATGAAGAAGCTCCAAGACGAGATCAGAAGTTGCATAAAAAAAGATTCAGTGAAAGAGATGGATCTGGAAAAGCTTGAGTATCTAAAAATGGTAGTGAAAGAGGTTTTGAGGTTACATCCACCAGCCCCTCTTCTACTTCCAAGAGAAACCATTTCCCCGTTTAAGCTCAACGGTTACGATATTGACCCCAAGACTCATCTTCACATTAATATGTGGGCCATTGGACGAGACCCACAATCTTGGACTGACCCAGAAGAGTTCTTTCCTGAGAGGTTTATAGGAAGCAATATCAATTACAAAGGACAGCACTTTGAGTTCTTACCTTTCGGAGGCGGCCGAAGAATATGTCCTGGGATGAACATGGGTATCCTTATGATGGAGTTGGCACTGGCTAACTTGTTGTTTTGCTTTGATTGGAAACTCCCGAATGgaatgaaggaagaagatgtaGATATGGAAGAGGATGGTGGTCTTACGGTTACCAAGAAATCACTTCTTAAGCTTATTCCAGTCCTTTcgactaattttaatttttaa